Proteins found in one Kwoniella bestiolae CBS 10118 chromosome 1, complete sequence genomic segment:
- a CDS encoding cystathionine beta-synthase, with the protein MSGDTETQPQHHWQGVLSSALDAVGHTPLIKLQRIAQEEGLKCNLLGKCEFFSAGGSVKDRIAKRMVEHAEKQGILIPGQSIVIEPTSIGLALACAIKGYQCIITLPAKMSLEKEVMLRALGAEIVRTPTEAAWDSPESHIGIARKLQKSIPGGVILDQYSNPHNPLAHYYGTYEEIVHSLKTSDLPRKDISLLVAGAGTGGTITGLGRAIRDYEASLPQTNGNGSSHVRTTILAVDPEGSILGGGEPGNYQVEGIGYDFFPEVLDPNPPVVDKWLKTNDEEAFTATKRLIRKEGLFVGGSSGSALSGTIRYLHSSEGQQIAQDPNANVVVILPDGVRNYMSKPWFLETSKSPTGEDVGDKEDIKDTIKGILGRDLNDVGSVVQSKGERGEKLEKGDQLMV; encoded by the exons ATGAGTGGCGATACCGAaacccaacctcaacaccaTTGGCAAGGCGTCCTATCCTCAGCGTTGGACGCGGTGGGCCATACTCCCTTGATCAAGCTACAGAGAATAGCACAGGAAGAAGGGCTGAAATGCAACTTAT TGGGGAAATGTGAATTCTTCTCTGCTGGTGGGAGCGTGAAAGATAGAATAGCAAAG AGGATGGTAGAGCATGCCGAGAAACAGGGAATATTGATACCTGGACAAAGTATCGTCATTGAACCCACTA GCATTGGTCTAGCTCTAGCATGCGCTATCAAAGGATATCA GTGTATAATAACCTTACCTGCCAAGATGAgtttggagaaggaagttATGTTACGTGCATTAGGAGCTGAGATAGTGAGGACAcc GACCGAAGCAGC ATGGGACAGCCCAGAAAGTCATATTG GAATCGCTCGAAAGTTACAAAAGTCGATACCTGGAGGTGTGATACTAGATCAGTATTCAAACCCTCATAATCCGTTGGCTCATTACTATGGTACATACGAGGAGATCGTG CACTCACTGAAAACTTCTGATTTACCCCGCAAAGATATCTCTCTACTCgtagcaggagcaggaacGGGCGGTACGATAACAGGCCTAGGACGAGCCATCAGGGATTATGAAGCTTCACTACCACAAACCAATGGCAACGGTTCTTCTCACGTTAGGACAACCATCCTAGCTGTTGATCCGGAAGGATCAATTTTGGGGGGAGGAGAACCTGGTAATTATCAGGTGGAGGGTATAGGATAT GATTTCTTCCCCGAAGTGTTGGACCCGAATCCACCAGTAGTTGATAAATGGTTGAAGACCAACGACGAAGAGGCTTTCACCGCTACCAAGAGATTAAT ACGCAAAGAAGGTCTCTTCGTAGGAGGCTCATCCGGCTCAGCCCTCTCAGGAACAATACGATACCTCCATTCCTCCGAGGGACAGCAAATCGCCCAAGATCCAAATGCCAATGTCGTAGTGATCTTACCGGACGGAGTGAGGAATTACATGTCCAAACCTTGGTTCCTTGAGACGTCCAAATCACCCACTGGCGAGGATGTAGGAGACAAAGAGGATATTAAGGATACGATTAAGGGGATATTGGGTAGGGATTTGAATGATGTTGGGAGTGTTGTGCAGAGTAAGGgcgagagaggggagaagttggagaaaggtgatcagctgatggtaTGA